A section of the Deltaproteobacteria bacterium genome encodes:
- a CDS encoding tryptophanase, which yields MSYESYLISVVRPLHYTTEKERMQIIRDTKFNLFSIPSKKVTFDLLTDSGTGAISNQQLAEIITGDESYAGSESFEKLNKTITDITGFKYVIPTHQGRGAENVLCSGLLVSGDVIPGNTHFDTTKGHIEVRKGEAVDCTIDEAKYPTSLNPFKGNVDLAKLEAVLKSHPKEKIPFVLITITCNSGGGQPVSLENILEVKKMCHKYGVRLFLDMARFAENAYFIKTREEKYRNTSIIDICRKMFEGVDGATMSGKKDGLVAMGGFVAFKDKEIYDRCSAYSILYEGYLTYGGMTGGTMAAFAQGLKEVVDFEYLKTRVEQVARFGAWLKKEEVPVMEPFGGHAIYVDAKRFLPHILQSQFPAQALAVAAYLEGGIRGVEIGTVLADRDPKTRENRYPALELVRLAVPRRTFTDNHLQHIAKAFGALLKKRNSIKGLKIIWEAPVLRHFTCQFEEVS from the coding sequence ATGAGCTATGAATCCTATCTGATATCGGTCGTGCGGCCGCTTCATTACACAACGGAAAAAGAGCGCATGCAGATTATTCGCGACACCAAATTCAATCTTTTCAGTATCCCTTCGAAAAAAGTGACGTTTGATTTGCTGACCGATTCCGGAACCGGCGCCATCAGCAACCAGCAATTGGCTGAAATTATTACAGGCGATGAAAGTTATGCGGGCTCTGAATCTTTTGAAAAATTAAACAAAACCATTACCGATATCACGGGTTTTAAATATGTGATTCCCACGCATCAGGGGCGCGGCGCGGAAAATGTTTTGTGTTCCGGTTTGCTTGTCAGTGGCGATGTGATTCCGGGCAACACTCATTTTGACACTACAAAAGGACACATTGAAGTGAGAAAGGGAGAAGCCGTCGATTGCACGATTGATGAAGCCAAATATCCAACATCGCTCAATCCTTTCAAGGGAAATGTTGATCTTGCAAAACTGGAAGCGGTTTTGAAATCACACCCCAAAGAAAAAATTCCGTTTGTTTTGATCACCATCACCTGTAATTCCGGCGGAGGGCAACCCGTCTCTCTTGAAAATATTTTGGAAGTCAAAAAAATGTGCCACAAATATGGTGTGCGGCTTTTCCTTGATATGGCGCGATTTGCGGAGAATGCCTATTTCATCAAAACGCGGGAAGAAAAATATCGGAATACGTCGATTATCGATATCTGCAGAAAAATGTTTGAAGGGGTAGACGGCGCAACCATGTCGGGGAAAAAAGACGGACTCGTGGCGATGGGTGGATTCGTCGCTTTTAAAGACAAAGAAATTTACGACCGTTGCAGTGCCTACAGTATTCTTTACGAAGGATATCTTACCTATGGTGGTATGACCGGTGGAACAATGGCCGCTTTTGCGCAAGGTTTAAAAGAAGTCGTTGATTTTGAATATCTGAAAACGCGTGTGGAACAGGTGGCCCGTTTTGGTGCGTGGCTCAAAAAAGAAGAGGTGCCCGTTATGGAACCTTTTGGCGGTCATGCAATCTATGTTGATGCAAAACGTTTTCTTCCGCATATTCTCCAATCCCAATTTCCGGCACAGGCTTTGGCGGTGGCGGCGTATTTGGAGGGCGGAATTCGTGGCGTTGAAATTGGCACTGTTTTGGCCGACCGCGATCCCAAGACAAGGGAAAATCGCTACCCCGCGCTGGAGCTTGTTCGGCTGGCCGTTCCGCGCCGCACTTTTACTGACAATCATCTTCAACATATTGCAAAAGCGTTTGGCGCTCTTTTAAAAAAAAGAAACAGCATCAAAGGTTTGAAAATTATCTGGGAAGCCCCCGTCCTACGCCACTTCACCTGTCAGTTTGAAGAGGTTTCATAA
- a CDS encoding nucleotidyltransferase domain-containing protein, which translates to MRYRLDAVKFKKRVSELGYQSLLEFARKSAIHRNTIQKLLGGDSIFLSSFEKIAEKLEMDPLELIVPTVKLDSSIPNLDELESIVSLLSRKNKKMAIVLIGSRAFGKPKKYSDWDVGIFGHPQPISGMEYLTLKRFVEEKTENHVRQVDLVNLNQAPFWFLENLKKPLVFLGGNKESYYYLQGWIDGICKENKAA; encoded by the coding sequence ATGAGATACAGGCTTGACGCGGTAAAATTCAAAAAACGGGTCTCCGAATTGGGGTATCAAAGCCTTCTTGAGTTTGCCCGGAAAAGCGCCATTCACAGAAACACGATTCAAAAATTGTTGGGAGGGGACAGTATTTTTCTGTCTTCCTTTGAAAAAATTGCGGAGAAACTAGAAATGGATCCTCTCGAATTGATAGTGCCTACCGTCAAACTGGATTCTTCCATTCCAAATCTTGATGAATTGGAATCGATTGTTTCACTCTTGTCCCGCAAAAATAAAAAAATGGCGATTGTGCTGATTGGTTCGAGGGCTTTTGGAAAGCCAAAAAAATATTCTGATTGGGACGTTGGTATTTTCGGGCACCCTCAACCCATTTCGGGAATGGAATATCTGACACTAAAAAGATTTGTTGAGGAAAAAACAGAAAATCATGTGAGACAAGTTGATCTGGTTAATCTCAATCAGGCTCCTTTTTGGTTTTTGGAAAATTTAAAAAAACCGCTGGTATTTTTGGGGGGCAACAAAGAGAGTTATTATTATTTACAAGGGTGGATTGATGGAATCTGCAAAGAAAATAAAGCTGCCTGA
- a CDS encoding nucleotidyltransferase substrate binding protein, producing the protein MESAKKIKLPEAKQHLQEALKQYRSAPSELGFLTVAKTFEILVEYAWRELKTRVEDQGLDAPAPKMAVKQAARLGLIAEPEMWFNCIDARNDSVHDYFGISKKEYLALAEQFLLLVDEI; encoded by the coding sequence ATGGAATCTGCAAAGAAAATAAAGCTGCCTGAGGCAAAACAACATCTGCAAGAGGCTTTGAAGCAGTATCGTTCTGCCCCCTCTGAACTTGGTTTTTTGACCGTTGCCAAAACTTTTGAAATTTTGGTGGAATATGCTTGGCGTGAACTCAAGACGCGTGTTGAGGATCAGGGGCTTGATGCGCCGGCTCCCAAGATGGCTGTCAAACAGGCCGCGCGACTTGGGCTCATTGCAGAACCGGAAATGTGGTTCAACTGTATCGATGCGCGCAATGACAGTGTGCATGATTATTTTGGAATTTCCAAAAAAGAATACCTCGCTCTTGCTGAACAATTTCTCTTGCTGGTGGATGAAATATAA